Below is a window of Solanum stenotomum isolate F172 chromosome 7, ASM1918654v1, whole genome shotgun sequence DNA.
NNNNNNNNNNNNNNNNNNNNNNNNNNNNNNNNNNNNNNNNNNNNNNNNNNNNNNNNNNNNNNNNNNNNNNNNNNNNNNNNNNNNNNNNNNNNNNNNNNNNNNNNNNNNNNNNNNNNNNNNNNNNNNNNNNNNNNNNNNNNNNNNNNNNNNNNNNNNNNNNNNNNNNNNNNNNNNNNNNNNNNNNNNNNNNNNNNNNNNNNNNNNNNNNNNNNNNNNNNNNNNNNNNNNNNNNNNNNNNNNNNNNNNNNNNNNNNNNNNNNNNNNNNNNNNNNNNNNNNNNNNNNNNNNNNNNNNNNNNNNNNNNNNNNNNNNNNNNNNNNNNNNNNNNNNNNNNNNNNNNNNNNNNNNNNNNNNNNNNNNNNNNNNNNNNNNNNNNNNNNNNNNNNNNNNNNNNNNNNNNNNNNNNNNNNNNNNNNNNNNNNNNNNNNNNNNNNNNNNNNNNNNNNNNNNNNNNNNNNNNNNNNNNNNNNNNNNNNNNNNNNNNNNNNNNNNNNNNNNNNNNNNNNNNNNNNNNNNNNNNNNNNNNNNNNNNNNNNNNNNNNNNNNNNNNNNNNNNNNNNNNNNNNNNNNNNNNNNNNNNNNNNNNNNNNNNNNNNNNNNNNNNNNNNNNNNNNNNNNNNNNNNNNNNNNNNNNNNNNNNNNNNNNNNNNNNNNNNNNNNNNNNNNNNNNNNNNNNNNNNNNNNNNNNNNNNNNNNNNNNNNNNNNNNNNNNNNNNNNNNNNNNNNNNNNNNNNNNNNNNNNNNNNNNNNNNNNNNNNNNNNNNNNNNNNNNNNNNNNNNNNNNNNNNNNNNNNNNNNNNNNNNNNNNNNNNNNNNNNNNNNNNNNNNNNNNNNNNNNNNNNNNNNNNNNNNNNNNNNNNNNNNNNNNNNNNNNNNNNNNNNNNNNNNNNNNNNNNNNNNNNNNNNNNNNNNNNNNNNNNNNNNNNNNNNNNNNNNNNNNNNNNNNNNNNNNNNNNNNNNNNNNNNNNNNNNNNNNNNNNNNNNNNNNNNNNNNNNNNNNNNNNNNNNNNNNNNNNNNNNNNNNNNNNNNNNNNNNNNNNNNNNNNNNNNNNNNNNNNNNNNNNNNNNNNNNNNNNNNNNNNNNNNNNNNNNNNNNNNNNNNNNNNNNNNNNNNNNNNNNNNNNNNNNNNNNNNNNNNNNNNNNNNNNNNNNNNNNNNNNNNNNNNNNNNNNNNNNNNNNNNNNNNNNNNNNNNNNNNNNNNNNNNNNNNNNNNNNNNNNNNNNNNNNNNNNNNNNNNNNNNNNNNNNNNNNNNNNNNNNNNNNNNNNNNNNNNNNNNNNNNNNNNNNNNNNNNNNNNNNNNNNNNNGAGGAGGTCGGGGGTCCGCCTCTAGGCGGAGGGGGGCAGGGGTTCTTCTCGGGGTGGGCTGGCTACCTACAGCAAGCGGGCGGCCGGCTCGAGGAGGTCGGGGGTCCGCCTCTAGGCGGAGGGGGGCAGGGGTTCTTCTCGATGCGGGCTGGCTACCTCGAGCAAGCGGGCGGCCGGCTCGAGAAGGTAGGGGGTCCGCCTCTAGGCAGAGGGGGGCAGGGGTTCTTCTCGGGGCAAGCGGGCGGCCGGCTCGAGGAGCCTCGAGGCAAGCGGGCTAGGGCCTCGGGGCTCAAAAACATGATTGAGACATGAAGTTTTTAGTACTTCCATTACATAGGCTAACACTACCCTCCCAAGACATCTATTGTTGAATTCGGgtaagttgttgttgttgttggctACCTTACAGATCCACGAGGATATACCGTGACTTGAAGAAGTGGACTTACTTATAGCTCCGGCCTTAGCATTAATGGCCTGAAAGCATACTACATCAATTTGAGATCCTGCAGTAGAAAAAACGGATTAAAAGAGTTACCATAGAATTTCTGACACAGCTATCTCAAACCTTCAAAAGTCACGGCTTTGCTTTTGTAATTGTAGATTGCTTTAAAACAATTGGCACCATACGATTTTAGCGTCCATGATGTATGATAGAGGATCATTGGTTATTCATGCTTTCAAAAATCTTTTCAACAAGCCTTGAGTACTTGAGAAAATCCTAGTATTTCATTTCATCTGCGGACAGACGAGCAGTTTGAGCGCACTATTCAAATCTTAGAGAACATGTTTTTTGGATTGACCTTGGAGGTGATAGATAAACTTACCTACCCTTAACTGGAATTTCTTACAACAACTTTCAGCCTGATACAAGAAGCTTTTGTCAAGGTTCAATTAATCAGACAGAGCTTGCTCACATTTCAAAGTAGGAAATAAAAATTCTTATACGGATTGGAGTAGAACAAACTTAGTGTCCACAATTAGGGACATAGTTATTCTACGAGTCTTCCTTGTGAATGCTGTGATGTGacagaaaataagaaaattgaacCAGAGGCATATTATAGGCCATACAGATTTATAACCGAGATATGTAGTGGTGTTAGTTTGGCACTTTCTTCGTGAGATTTATAAGGTCTCTATGTGCATGAAACATTGACTATATAACTTGATGAGGACTTAGAAGTATGGAAAGAAGAAGTCAACAACTATTGTTGGCAGACACATAAGAAAGTTATGATCAAAGAATTGGTTGTGACAATGAAAGTCTTATGGATAAATCATACTATTGAAGAAGCTATTTGGGAGTCGGAGCAAGTGTGAGTCATCAAATATGCACTTCAAATTCGGGGACCGTATTTCATAAGGTGGAGagaatgtaacaccccatattttgaaaatttggtctaaacaaaataaaagggaTTTCAAAGTGTAAGGGCCAAAAGCCCACCAAAGTGTCATACTCATACCCTACATTGAACAAGAGATTTCTGAAGAAAAGATTTCTCCTCTGTACTTCAAAGAAATAGAGATTCTACGcagcaaaacaaaaaaaaaatcaaagaaaggTTGTATGCCTGTATCAACTTCAACTCCTTCAAAGTGCATGTTAAGAAGCTTTCACATATATTTGGACTTCAGCAACTACTATCAAAAATCAAGGTAATGTAGTTAATTCTCTGTTTGAAACTATGTTTGAAATTCATGCTTGTTCTCTTATGGTTAGACTTGATGTTTCATTCATTATTCATGTCCTGCCTATGGTTTAGCTTAATTTCAGAATGTAGTTCAAGGTTTGTTTAAGTATATGCTAGTTTAATCCTTAATTTGTCTGCTTTTTAGTTCGGTTCAAAGTCTTATTTTACAGAGTATATCACTGCCTAATAGGTCCCGTTTGATATATATTGATTTGCTCTTTTTGCGTTTAAATTGTGTTAATAGCTTGTTCAAGTTTTCCGCTCATGTACAATAACTTTTCCATCATTTTGCAATTCTCATTGAAAGTTTTGGTGTGTAGCCATGACATATCTTCTGAATAGATGAATATCCTTGTATCTCTAAGTAGTTTAAGTAGTCTaaaatttatatggattttttctttgttttccctCATCGTTTGCTTCTGGAGATATACTCATAATTTCATGGCAATTCTTGGTCACttcttttactctttttgcATGAATTACAGTCAGTAAAGTAATCTGGGGGAAGGGAAAGTGCGATGGTATTACTATGTGATATTATTAGGCACCTTTGTTTAATTCagaacattaattaatttgaaagtgCCTGTGTGGATGCCCAAAAAGGTTCCTAACATTACCACTGCCAAGTCTCCCTGTAAAGAAGTACTATCATGTGTATTGATTCTTTGAGTGATCTTATCTTGTGATTTATGATCTaggtttcattttttcttttcatgtttgaaTTGTTCCAGTATTTTCTTGGGGCTTAGTTGGTTGTCCAAGTTTCTGTAGCTTACTAGGTTGAAGTTAGTTTCTCACAGACATAGTATTTGTGTGCCTATGTAACATAGTATTTGTGTGCCTATGTAACATAGATACTTAAATATTAGAGCATGATTTTTTGGAAGGACATTGTCTCAATTGAACCTATCCGTGGATGTATGTGAATCCAAGTGACTTTTTATGTTCATCTTCTTTGTTGAGTTAAAAAACATTTCCTTTCTGATATTTTTGTTGAGTCCTGTTTGGTCAACAACAAGAATTCTCTAATTGGTTCAGTTATAAATCAGGTGAAATGGGGTGGGCGGCCTCAATGCGGAGGGGCTGGGGCCTCAAGGCAGGGGTCTCGAGGCAGGGGGTTGGTTAGGCAAATATCTCACAGAAAGGGGTGCCGAAATCCTGGGGCAGCAGGATCTTCCCATCATGATCGACTAAAGGGAAAGTCGCAAAAGCAATATTGGTTCGAATCCAATTCATGATTCCAGTTCAGAATTCAttcaatcaaagaaaagaaggaagcATTACGAACACATAGCCAAAGCAGACAGGGTGAGAAGATGTGACAACCAGAAAGAATCCTTTTCCCTTTCTCCAACAACGAATTCGAAAGTAAGCCAATTATAGACATATATCATACTCGTTGTAAGGTATGAACGGGCAGCAGAGAATCGAGTGAATGACCTTAACGATTGTTTTAGAACGATCGGGGCTCTACGTGGGCGGACTTAGGGAGGGGACCTCGAGGTGGGCGGACTCAGGGTGGAGGCCTCGAGTCGGGCAGACTCAGGGTGGGGGGCCTCTGGGTGTTTAAAAGTAGTTACTAGTTTCATATCTTTCCCTTTTATCCTTTATATGTTCTATCTAGTAGTACTGCAGTTTCTTTAATTCAAGCTATTAGTGTCGAGATACTATAAGTCTCAGGTATTTGTGATTCTGTGTAATTACTGCTCCTAGAATTCCATATGTTTTGTGTCATGTGTACTCATAATTATATGCATTATAGAAGTTCCTAATAGTAAGTACAACACTTCTGTCTAAAAGTAGTTACTCCCAATGCTTGTATGTTGATTCTAACGGAAGACATAATTTTGTACTTGTATAGTCCACAATTGGAAAATTGGCAACCACTGATATTATATTATGCAGGTTCCCAAGTGTTCAAACATCTGAGAAAAAAGCAAAACAATGCCAACACCATATACACTAACAAGCTAAATGCTTAGCTGGAAATCAGCCCTTCCCAGATGcccaattatttatttaagaagaATTTTCCTCTGTGAGAAACACAACGATATATAAGCTATTGGCACTAATCACTATGATAATAGTAAGGCCCTGCGAGTTCTGTTCCTTATAAGATAGTGTTTATTGCAAGATAGCTCAGTGAGCACGGTCTTTCAGCACTTCAAGATCAACTTCTGTTGGATCAGTAGCCTGAATCTCATAATGAAAACCATCGAGCTCTCTTTTAAATGCGTCTTTAGAGGTGGCGTAAAGCATCTTCGCACGGATACGAGATGTTGCAGGAGACCTAAGGAAACAAAAGCAATGCACAGAGAATGTgagaaggaaaaagatataAGTGTTACATAACAAGTAGTACTAAATTACATTTAGAAACTTAACAATTGTGATTCAAGAAAAAAAGTTGCTGAGTCCTTAAATGATTGtcattaggggtgtacatggtcgggttggttcgaatttttcaaatatcaaatcaaaccatttgtgtaaaaaatttaaatttataaaccaaatcaaactaataaaattcaaattttttcgggtttttcaatctcgagttggtttgggtttttcaaataccaaaccaaatcattgtgtcgaatttttaaatttataaatcaaatcaaactaataaaccttggattttttcggtaaagtttgcatacaaacatataattagcttgtgctccaaatatttctttagttcaaccaaaatacaattatctaaggtgtttcttaagaaaataacataaaatatgagatgagtgatgacactaaaatattcaataaaaaataataataaaatcatcatataaaataaatattgcaaagtcataatgaaaatgatcataatttaaaagtactaaatcatgctaaaataagtttaataagtattagttacattactaaatatttaaggaaaattaaaattagattatatattttaattgtctaaaccaatgttaaactaaagaacaaatattcaatattattgtcattcttagtgttgaattgattttctttttgcattagtattaatttgattttgatttaagttttattataattatcagcATCTATGaattataatctttattggaccattccgaattataagttttaaacttgaaataatatattaaaagataaaaactatgaaatagtataagaaatattttaaaattatatcaatgtaaatatttttatgtataaaataaaattttaaaattacatatataatgttgggttggttttttttagttaaaccaaatcaacccaaatatagtcagatttttttttccaataccaaaccaagtcaaaccaaaccactagtcggattTTTTGTTCAGTTTAACTCGATTTGCaatttgattcgattttcgattcgattcgattttgtacCCCTAATTGTCATATCTAACAGAACAGAAGGATAAAAAAGACGTCTCTTTTACATCTCTAACTTCCAGAGGGACAAACTGCTATCTCCTTTCTCCTTCACTTCCCCGTCTTGGAAGGAAGCATACAGGAAAACCAagcaaattaaaaaatcaaacaatagtTGCAATCATACACAGATGAAAATATGCACAAGGAGGTGAGAGACTGACCAATGAACAAAGAATATCTTGCTCTTTTGGCAATTCTCAGAAGTCACAAAATCAAAGTCATACACCGCATATCGGCAATCATTTTCTGGCAAAGAAGCAGTAAAGTCATCAAAGCTTTCTGCAGGGCTTCCAGTTTTCTCAGCAACAACCTCCTTTTTCATTTCATCGATCTTGAAAATCACATATCTATGAACCTTCTTCCTCTTCAACTCCAAGAATGCATTTTTGCCGTGATCAGCCACACCCATTCCAGAAGAAGCATTTGGCTGAAACTCAAGGAAAAAATCGAGTCCAGTGTCAATACTTCACTTGAAAACTGAGATATAATTTGAGGATTTCAAACATCAAAAATTTAGTTCTTcactaagtttttgaagttctatttggacaagtattttacttggaaaaaaaattgaagttctgTGAACGGAAGTCCCAAAAACTGGTTTAGAttagtcaaaaatattttaagatcatatttccaaaaatctaatcaaatttcatggtcaaacatcacaaattttcaaaaagcaTACTCTCAAAATCTATGATCAAACGCTAACTTAGAAAACTAATTTAACTTTTCCAAATTGACATTTATCTTTATATTAATAGTGACGGTGTCAagccaaataaaatttaaagcgCCTTGATCCATCGGATATCAGCTACTTCCCAGAAGGAATAGCTAGAGAAACCACCACATAACTCTGTTGCATTTTTATGTTCAATTATCCTAGTTGGAAGATGTACACCCTTATAACTTGATAAGTTGGTGCTAATAAGGATCAGATATTCCCAAGGGACTACAACATAAAGTCAAAATTAACAAGTGAACATAACATACAAATTGATCAAAGACGTAGATGAACAAAACGAAATTAAAGATAGATGACATACCCCTCTGAATTTGAAAGACATGAGAAgagcaaaaaaaattaaaggagcCTTGAGAGGAAGAAAGGAGTTGAAGGTGTTGTTGATTGAGTAGATTAGATTATAAttagagaagaaaagaaaagatactGCCAAAATGAAGCAAATAGTATTTATTCTGGCTGTTCTTCACACTAGTTATCTTTTATGTctctatcaaaaaaaaaaaaaaaaaagagatccCCAACAAACCTTCTCAACTCAGGGTCGGTGCGTTGATTGAACGCTACCCATACTTTTTGCGATGCCAAACGCCAATTTGACCATGCATTCCTCTTCAACATTATTGCCTTTTCCTCAATACTAATAATGTTTTTGACTAATGGTATCAAATTGACaagttaaaaaaatgaaatgactCGTCCAAAAGATATCAATCGACTTGGCTAAATTAGAGGTCATAATGCAACTCACTAAATTCTTACTACGTTATAATTATTGAAGTATCTAAAAAAGAAATCTTTATTATAATGATATATgacatatcaaataaaaaatttatttttttggaagtgtttttttacaaaatttctTATAGTGATATGTCGAACTATATATCAACCTAGTTTTTAGATGGGCTAAATTCGGAAAGTCAAAATAAGCTAATTTTGTTGTCCTTATTTTTGTCATTGTGTAACAGCTACAGTAATGGTGTTAGATCAATCCTTATTGTCCAGTTTAAGCTGGTTAAAATCGTCTCCTGAATGATCACGTAAAATCATTCATTCATTGACATGTTCTCTGAAAATTTCTAGTTTGGCAAGCTAaacacaaatattaaaattgacaGTTGGctctttttttcattattttttctaatttttcccCTAAATATGAAGACTGCATGGccccaaaagattgaaaaacTGCAAGTTTTCAAGAGAAGAAAAGCCTAATGTCGAAGAGACTTACGGTCCACTCGGAAGAATATCATTCATGATTTACTACTTACTAGTGTTCTATACACAACCATTGATAcgattaaaaatttatactgcATTGTGTTTTGCACATATTATAGATGTATCTGGAAGAACAATATATTTTCTGTGCAATTTTGGTCCCAGAGAGAACGCACGAGATTTAAACCAAGTCTGAAGTGTCAT
It encodes the following:
- the LOC125871511 gene encoding actin-depolymerizing factor, with the protein product MSFKFRGPNASSGMGVADHGKNAFLELKRKKVHRYVIFKIDEMKKEVVAEKTGSPAESFDDFTASLPENDCRYAVYDFDFVTSENCQKSKIFFVHWSPATSRIRAKMLYATSKDAFKRELDGFHYEIQATDPTEVDLEVLKDRAH